The sequence below is a genomic window from Chryseobacterium foetidum.
GATCATGATTCTAATTTTTTGAGTACGGATTATTTGTTTTAAGATTTAAATCATAATTAAACACAAAGGGCACTAAGATTTTTTCCTGCAAAAACGTTTTGAGGCTCACAGAGCCGTAAACTTGCAGAAGATGAATGGGTTTTAAAATTAAAATCGATGAACTTTAGTAAGCTTTAACGGTTTTGTGAAACGAGAACAAGCTGAATATTAAAAAACTTAGCGAACTCTGTATTCAAAATTAAAAAAATCCAAAATATTATGAAATTCAAACAAATCTGGGCAAATTTTGCCGTAGAAAATCTTGAGAGAACAGAAAAATTCTATAAAGATTTAGGTTTAAAATTAAATTATTCCGGTGTTGAAAAATCGGACAAACCAAAGCTCGTGAGTTTTTTCTTTGGTGAATCTGATTTTGTAATTCACTTTTTCGAAAAAACACAGCTTGAATTTGCAATGAATGGAAAAGTTAGCGATACGCAAAATGGTAATGAAATTATCTTCTCCATTTCGGCTGAAACTGTGGACGAAGTAAATGAATGGGCTGAAAAAGTCTTGATTGCAGGTGGAAAAATTCACAAAGAAGCCAAAAGACAGGAAGACGGTTTTTACTATTGTGTTTTTGCTGATCCGGACGGGCACAAATTTAATGTCTTATTAGTGGAAAAAGGGATGTAAAAATCATAGAGCCTGTTTAAAAATAATTAAAAAACAAATTTTCAAGTCATTTTTCTTTTCCCCAGCCCTAAAGGGTGTAACAATGCCTTGAAAATTTCATCAAAATTAACTCCCTTTAGGGTCGGGGAAATTAATTTTTATGAAATTTCAACAGGCTATAAATAAAAAAAATCGGGCGGTCAAAAATGGCCGCCCGATTCACTGATATATAAATGTCTAATTTGAAGTCAAAAATCTGCGCAGAATTTCGTTTAACTTGTCTGCATGGGTTACGTTAAGTCCGTGTGGAGCACCTTCAACTACGATAAATTCGTTGCTTGCAATGCCTGTTGCAGCCTGTCTCGCGGAAGTTTCTATCGGAACAATCTGATCGTCGTCACCGTGAACAATTAATGTTTTCTTATCAACATTCGCCAGTTCCGAACGGAAATCCGTATCAGCCCACGCTTCTGCTGTTTTGATCGTCGCCAATGGCGATGCCTGCGAAGAAGTCTGCCAATCGTAATTCAATTGTGCCTGAGTGACTGTTTGAGACAATAATCCGTAGTTGTAGAAATTTTTGTGGAACGTTTCAAGAAAAGTAACTCTCTCTTTTTTCAGACTTTCTAAAATTCCGTTTAAATCATCCAAAGGAACACCGTCAGGATTATCATTTTTCTGTTTTACCAGAGGAATAATTGATGCAATTAAAGCCACTTTATCAATGTTTTCTGAACCGAAATTGGTAAAATATCTCACCACTTCGCCACCACCCATTGAGAAGCCCATTAGAATAACATGTTTTAGCTCCAGCTGTGTAATCAACTCGTGCAAATCGGCAGTTAATGCATTATAGTCGTATAAATCTCCCGTTGGAAAAGACTTTCCGAAACCTCTTCTGTCGTAAGTAATCACTCTGTAGCCCAAGTCGGTAAGTGTGGGAATCTGAAGTTCCCAGCTTCTTCCGCTCAACGGCCAGCCATGAATCAGTACAATCGGCTGTCCGGAACCGTAATCTTCGTAATACAGATTAAAATCTTTGTCATTTTCTTTTGTGATGTAAGGCATAATTTGAATATTTTAAATTTGATGTTGATTAGATTTTAACAAATACTAAGCCATGAAAAATACTGTGGTACGAAAGGTTGGATTTATAAAACCCAGCCAGCGTTTTGAACGCTGGCTGGGTTGAGTCCAGCCGTACAAGCAATTTCTACTAAAATCTGTAACATTATTTAATTTTGTACACTAACTTTTCAGAGTTAATTAAACCATGAACTTCGAAAAAGAATTTTTAGAACGTATTGAAAAACATAAAGGAATCATCTTTAAGATTTCGAAAATGTACATGGACGATTCTGAAGACCGCGCTGATCTTTTTCAGGAAATAACATTTCAGGTCTGGAAGGCATATCCAAAATTCCGCGGAGAATCTGAATTTTCGACATGGCTTTACAGAATTGCTCTGAACACCGCAATTGTATTTTTAAAATCTGAAAAGAAAAGAAGTTTCATCGGAAATGAGGATTTTTCAAACTATAAAATTGTTCAGGATGAATATGATCTGGAGAAAGAGGACAAACTCAACAAAATGTATAAAGCTATCAACCAACTGAATGCCATAGACAAAGCTTTTATTTTTTATTATCTCGAAGATTTCTCTGGAAAACAGATTGCCGACCAGATGGGGATTTCCGAAGGAAACGTGAGGGTAAAAATGAACAGAGCGAAAAATAAACTGAAAGAAATTTTGAGTAGATAAGATGGGAGATGGAAGTCTGAAGTCTGAAGTCTGAAGACAGGAGATATTCAACACCCAGCATCAAACACCCAGCATCCATCATCCATCATCCAACCAAAAATTATAAAAACAAATATTATGAATATCGACGATCTAAAAGATACGTGGAACAGAGAAAATCCCGAAGCCACACCCGAAATCAGCACCGAACAGAGAAAATCGATGAACCTTCCACTGGAAAAGATGCGTAAAAATATGCGTGGAGAATTCTGGTCCACGGTAGGAATTTTTGTTTTTGCCTTTGCCTTGATGTCGGTGAGTCCGGCTCCTTTTAAGTTTAATTTTTATGTCAATCTGCTCCTTGTATCAATGCTTTTTGTAACCGTTTTTTACTTCAGCAAATTTTTTAAACTGTATAAGGAAATGGGAAATCCCGAACTCAAAACGTACGACGGACTGAAAGATCTTCTTCACCAACTCGAGCTTAACAAACAGTATTACATGTCATTTTACGTAGCGTTCGCTCCGTTTATCGTTTGTGAAATGATCATCGTTCTGGAATTCATCCCAAGACCGGTTCCGCTAAGCAATATTCAGATTGCTTCTATATCGATTGGAACTTTGGCAGCAGGAATTTTCGCTTTGTTCTATCTCGGAAAATGGTGGTTCAAAAGATTTTATGGCAAAAACATCGACACCATAAAAAAAATGGTAGATGATCTGAAATAAATTCCAAAAAAATCGGCAACCCTCACGAATTGCCGATTTTTTTTATTTTAATTCAAATTTAACTTGCGTTTCAACTGAACCTCAACCTCAACCTCAACCTCAACCTCAACCTTAACCTCAATTTCCCGCTTTCTCCTTCTCAATCTCAGCCTTAATCCAGTCCAGTTGCGGATCCTGTTTGTTTAAAGTGCTTTCGAGATTGTTTAAAATTTCAACATTGGGCCTAACCCCCTTTTTGGTTCCTGTAAAATCAATATTTGGCTGTACTAAAAGTAATCCGATCGGAAGCTGAAGTTTGGAATTTGGAAGACTTTGGTAAGAATAAAATCCCGCAACCGTTCCGTCATTCGCTCCGCCTGTTTCTTCGCCCACCAGGATTGCGCGCTGGTCATTTTTAAGTTTGGAAGTAATGATTGATGATGCTGAAAAACTTCCGCCGTTGATCAAAACATATACTTTCCCGTGAAAAGCAGTTTCCTTTGGCTTCGTTTCCTTGCTTTGTTTCATTCTGTAATACACTTTTCCGTCTTTTCCTTTTTTACTGACGAAAAGTTGTCTGGTAAAAACAAATGGCGACAAAATTCCTTTGATTAAATATCCAACCGGACTGGTTTTTCTGAAATAATTGGTCTTCAGCGGACTGTATCTTGATGTCATCTCAGGCTTATTAACCAAAGTAAAAGGTTCTTTTGCCAGATACGAATAGAGATTATTGATTTCAGATAGTGAACCACCATAATTTTCGCGAACATCGATGACCAGATGAGTTGCTTTTTTATCTTTTATTTTCTGAAAAGTTTCCTTGTAAAAACGGTCGGAGTAAGATCTTGAGAAACTTTTCACTTTAATATAAGCAATCGTGCTGTCTTCATCCAGATATTTGAAGGTTCTGTTGTAAGAATCCGTTGCGGCGACGTAATCGTTTGTTCGTTTTTCTGTATTTAATTTCTTTTGCGCCTTGTCTTTTTCTTTATCGGCCTCAGATTTGGATTCGCGGGTAAGATGAACTGTTTTAATGACATCTTCGTACCTTGTTTCAATCTTAGCACTGTCCATAAACCCGTTTTCAGCGGAATAATAATTGAAAAAACTGTCTTTCAGATAGTACGGATAAAATGTAGAATTATATCCGTCACTCGTCATCAGTTTTCTGTATTTCTTAATATAATTTTCCACAGGAACGCCGTTGATTGCAAGAATTTCTGTTCCCGGAAGAATGTTTTCTATTGAATCCTTATTTGCTTTTACAAACAATTTTTGGTTTTCAACATAATAATCCAGTCTCGTAAACAGACCTTTTTTATTTTTCATCCCACGGATTTCCTTGTTGGAATATCTTTTTCCCGGAATTCTCACTGCCAAATGCCCCTCTCTGACATCCGCCACGACAGGCTGTATTTTAAAATAAAAATCCACTGGTGAAAGTGAATCTGTAATGCTCAGTTTCAGGCTGTCAAATTTTTTATTTAAATCTTTTTCAGATACGTACCAAAATAAGTTCGGATGAAGTTCTTTAAGCTTTTCGTAGGCATAATCTACATCATCTTTAAGTTCGTTTGGAGGTAATTTTGTTTCCCGCTGACGGTTGTATTTCTGTACAGAATTGCACGATATAATGACGGCTAGTACGGCTAATAAAGAAAATTTTTTCAAGGTTTAAGTTTTTGATGTCTAAAAATATAAAAGTTTTCACAAAAAACTGAGGCAAATAAAAAGTAATTTGATTTTTAAACCGTTATTAAAGGTAGATTTGATTTTTTTTAATCGTTTAATTTTAATTTATGCTCTATTTATTGATTTTGGTTTTGGCACTTGCCGGATTTGCGTATTACGTTTTATCACAGGAAGTTTTCGGTGCGAAGCCTCAGGGAAAGCGTCTGGAGAAAATGCTTCTGTCTCAGAATTACAAAAACGGACAGTTTCAGAATCTTAGTGTGACGCCACAACTTGCAGAGGGTCAAAGTATGCCGAAAGTGATGTTTAATTTTCTTTTCGGTAAAAAAAATCCGGATTTGAAACCCAAAAACAATATTCCGTTCGTGGAAACTGATCTTAAAAATTTAAATAAAGAAGAAAATGTTTTTATCTGGTTTGGGCATTCATCGTATTTTATACAATTAAATGGCGTGCGGTTTCTTGTGGATCCTGTCTTCAGTAAATTCGGTTCGCCTTTCAAATTTTTCAACAAGGCTTTTTCTGGTGCAGATTTCTATACTGCTGACCAGATGCCTGAAATAGATTATCTCGTAATAACCCATGATCACTATGATCATTTGGATTATCCAACTGTAAAAAGTTTAAAAAATAAAGTGAAACAGGTGATTCTTCCTTTGGGAGTTGGTTCTCATTTTGAAAAGTGGGGTTATGCAGAAGAACAGCTTTTGGAAGAAGACTGGGGCGGAAATTTTGTTCTGAAAAACAATCTTCAGATCACATTCACGCCTGCGAGACATTTTTCCGGACGAAAATTTAGCAGAAACAATACGCTTTGGTCTTCTTTTGTGTTGCAGAGTTCTGATAAGAAAATATTTTTGGGTGGCGACAGCGGTTACGCCAGCCATTTTAAAATGATTGGTGAAAAGCATGGCCCTTTTGATTTTGCCATCCTTGAAAACGGGCAGTACAACGAGGCGTGGAAGTACATTCATGCACTTCCGGAAGACGTTATTCAGGCTTCTGAAGATTTGAATGCGAAGAAAATAATTCCAGTACATTCAGCGAAATTCGCATTGGCACTTCATGCATGGAATGAACCTTTACAGAAAGTTGCGGAATTTGCACAAAAGAAAAATCTACCCGTTCTCACACCGAAAATCGGACAGATTTTAAATTTAGATCAGGAAAACAATACGTTTGAAAAGTGGTGGAAATAGGCTAATCATGCCAGATTCCCCTGTATCTTTTTGGATGGTTTTCGAGCTGCTGTCTTACAAAATCACACTCCGGATCGATCATATAATCTTTGTCTTCGGCAAAACGCACAAGCTCGTCAAGCAGTAATTTGGCATAACCCTGACCTTCCAGTTCGGGGTTTATTTTTGTGTAATAAACGTTGATGAGCCTGCCGTCTACCGCAATCGACATGTAACCGACCTTCTCGCCGTCTTTAAACATTTGAAGCTCATCCTGATATTCTGATATTTTGAAAGTTACATTATCCATAATTTCTTATATTTTATTAGACTTCATTTTCATTTTCTCAAAATTATTTCAACTTTGATTTCCTTAAAATTACAAAATTTAAATGAAATCAAAACTTTTTAAAACTGATTAACCTAAATAATCTCCGAAGTTTCATCAATTTTTGTTGCTAAAATCTTATCTACACGATTGCCGTCTTTGTCTACGATTTCCAGAAGAAGATGGCTGATTTTTACTTTGTCACCCGTTTTGGGAATGCCTTCAGCTTCATTGAAAAACAAACCCGAAACACTTACAAATTTGCTTTCAATCTCTTCATCCACTTCGATGTCGAAATACTTTTTAAAATCATAAATTGTACATTTTCCGTCAATCAGCCACGAAGTTTCATCACGCTGAATAATTTCCGGTTCGGTATCAATTTCATGTGAAACAGTTCCCACAAGATCATCGAGAATGTCATTTAAAGTAACAATTCCTTTTGTACTTCCATATTCATCAATCACAACAGCAATATGCGATTTGGTATCCTGAAAACTCTGCAAAAGCGGATAAATAAAAGAATTTTCACTTACGAAAATCGTTTTGTGCATGTGATCACCCAGTGAAAATCCGTCTTCACAAAAATCGAAGAGATCTTTCATCTTCACAATCCCGACAATATGATCAATATTTCCGTTTTCGGTAACCGGATAGGTGGAAAAAGAGGCGTTTTTTATTTTCTCTTTCACAGTCCTGCAGTCGTCTTTTAAATCAAGAGAAATTATTTTTGTGCGGTGGGTGATGATGGAATTGACCTTTCTGTCACCAAGATCAAAAGCATTTCTGAGAATATCATGTTCTTTATCTTCGATGATTCCGCCTTCGCTTCCTTCTTTGATCAGAGATTTTATTTCTTCTTCGGTAATGGCTTCCTTGTGGTCATTGTAAATTCCGAAAATCTTTAAAAACAAATTGTTAGTAACCGTCAAAAGCCAAACGAAAGGCGAAGCAACAGCAGAAAGCCAGTACATCGGTCTTGCGATGAATATGGAAATTCTTTCCGGAAATTTCAGCCCCAGACGTTTCGGGATGAGTTCGCCAAAAACAATGGAAACAAATGTAACGGTGAAAACAATGAGAAATGAAGCAACGCCGTGAACGTAATCTGCATTTATTCCCAGATTCAAAAGCTGTCTTTCAAGATCGGAAATAAGCCTGTCACCCGAAAAAATACCGAGGAGAATTCCGATCAAAGTTATCCCAATCTGAACGGTAGAAAGAAATTTGTTTGGATTTCCGGCAAGTTTCAGGGCAGTTTTGGCATTTGACAGACCTTTTTTGGAGGCTGTTTCAAGCTTGTATTTTTTAGAGGAAACCAATGCCATTTCAGACATTGAAAAAATTCCGTTGAGAACAATCAGCGCAATAATGACGAGAATTTCCATATTTTTTGTGTGGTGATTTTTAAATGTAAAAAAACTACAGAAAAAAAGATGCCTGTTTTGATTGAAATTAAAAATATCATATTTAATAATTATTAATCTCTACAAACGTGCTATATCAGATTAATTGTCGGAATTTTGAGCCCATTAAAAATCAGTACTGATGCTTACAGAGAAAAACAGATTTATTGCGACAGTTTTGGCGTTTGCAGTGATACCGATGTCTGGTCTGGCGACCGATATTTATTTGCCAAGTATGCCGAGCATGGCGAGAGATCTTCATCTTCCTGAAAGCAGCATCCAGCTTACACTTTCTCTTTTTCTCATCAGCTATGGCGTGACGCAGTTTTTTGCGGGAAGCGTTGTAGATTCTTACGGTCGTTACAGGATTACACTTATTTCACTGGCTCTTTTTGTGATTTCATTTTTAATCACTGCCAATACAGCAAATATTTATGTGATTTATGCGATGAGAATTCTTCAGGGCGTACTTTCGGGATTTGCAGTGGTCGCCAAAAGAGCTTTCTTTGTGGATGTCTACGAAGGCGATGAGCGCAAACATTATCTCAGCATTATGACGATCGTATGGTCTGTAGGTCCCATCATTGCTCCGTTTATCGGTGGTTATCTGCAGAAAATTTTTGGTTGGGAATCCAATTTTTATGTGCTGGCAGGTTACAGTTTTATCCTTTTGATATCTGAATATTTTTTCTCCGGTGAAACTTTAAAATTGAAAAAAGTTTTAAGTTTAAGTCTGCTGAAAAAGGAATACAACATGATGTTCAGAGCAAAAGATTTCTTCTACGGAATGCTGATGTGCGGTCTGAGTTACTCGATGATTATGTTTTTTAATCTCTGCGGATCGTTCATCATCGAGCACAAAATGGGATATTCTGAAGTGGTTGCCGGCTATGTTTCCTTAATTTTAGGTTTTGCGTGGATGCTCGGCGGTTTTATTGGTAAAGCTTTAATCAATAAAGCATTTTTACCTAAAATAAGAATTGCTAATTTTTTGCAGATCGGTTTAATTGGAATAATGATTTTCGCATCGTTTTTTCTGAATACCATTTACAGCCTCGTCGCTTTTGCATTTGTTATTCATGTGACAGCAGGATTTATTTTCAACAATTATTTCTCGTACTGTATCGGAAGATTTCCAAACTCTGCGGGAATTGCGGGTGGATCAACCGGCGGGATGGCTTTCATCATCACTTCTGCAATCAGCTATGGAGTTGTGGCTGTTTTAAAACCTGAAATCCAACTCGACGTTGCCGAAGGGTATCTGGTGATGGGAATTTTAGGGCTGTTGGTTTTAAGTTTAATTAAATTCAGAAAGGCGCATATCTGATTTCTGAGCACAAAAAAAAGCCGCCAATCGGCAGCCTGATATTTTTTTGTTGATTCTTAGTCTTCCTCTTCTTCGTCGTACTTAGCCAACTCTTCGTCGCACCATTTGAACGCAGCTTCAACTACTTTTGTAGCCTCATCTGCCATCGATTCTTCATCATCGCCTTCCAAATCGTCTAACCACTCAACTTCCTCTTCTTCAACGTTCAGGATAAATCTTGGATACTCTGTATGAACCACGAATAAATCTTCTGGAAATTCCGAATTGTCTGCTAATAAAAACTTTGGTAATTTCATTTTTTGTAATGTTTTAACTTTAATCAAAGATAATAAAATTATTGAAACTTATTCTTTCTGAGCTTTATTTTTTCTAAAACTTTATGTTGTGTTAACGTTGTTTTCTTCAAGGTGTCTTCCACCTTGGAAGTGAGATCAATATCCGGATTTACAGTACTTATGAGTTCAGCAATCTGCACTTCATCAAGTTTTTCAACATCTTTCACATAAAACAAAAGCTTTGTATTTTCAAGTTTTTCCTGTTTAAGAAACCGTGTGATTTCTTTTCGGTTTTCAAGGTAATCTCCTTTAGATAACCATGTAAATAAAGCTCCTGAAATTAAACTTAAAAACCCCAACGCATAGGTTTTAACATTAAAAATCTCAAACAGCTTTTTGAAATAAACCAACCAAACCGGAAATGAAAACGGTGCCAATAAACGATAATCCAGCGGCGTAATCCAGTAAAAATACTGTATAAAATATGAGCAAACTATACCGCAAACACCAATTAGCAAAAGAAATTTATCAGTTTCAGAAAGTCTTTTAGTAAAAAACAGATAAAGCATTAGCACAATATTCATAGCCCCAATTCCGTAAATGGCGACATTAATTTTTCCTCCACCAGGATCTGCTATATGAATGAAAGGATTAAAGGAAGTCGCAAGTCCCTGAAAAAATTCCGGAACTAATTTTGAAGTCGGATTGAGTCCGATTTCTAAGGCTTCATTGATGTAATTTGAATTAAAGTAATCTATAAACAAAAATTTATATACTATGATAAAAAGAAGACCAATAAATGCTGAAATAATAAAGGTTTTAGCATAATTTCTCTTGCAGAAAATCAATCCGAAAAGTCCGGTTCCTCCTACAAAAAACAAAGAACTGTATCTGATATTATATAAAGCAATCAGCGATATTGACAGGTAAAAAATGGCTTTTCCGCCAGAAATTTCTCCGGTTATAATCTGATGAGCACAATAAAAAAACAGGAATACGAAAGGCAAAATCAAGGCTTCACTCATCGTAAAAGAAAAGATGGAAAGAAAACTGAAAATGGCTGAAATCAAAACCGATTCTTTAAAGAAAAATCTCTTTTTCCAAGCAAAAATGATGATAAAAAGGAAAGCCAAAATACCGACAATTTTACTTGCCCAAAATTCATCTGTTCCGAATAACGTAAAAAACTTAATGGATAAAGGATATCCAAGCGGCGTAATCGTGTTATCCACTTCCGGCAAAACGTGGGCAAACCTCATGTATCGGATCGAATCCGGATTTACCCTACCCTTTTCGTTCAGTAAAAAACGCAAAATGGTCATCACTAAAGTAATGATGACCATTGATATCTGAATGTTTCTTTCTTTAAAATTCAAGGATTCAAATTTAAGATTCAAGATTTAAAATTTAAAATTCAATATTGAAGACTATTTTGACTTCCTACTTCCAGCACCCAGCTTCCTACTTTTTCGCAAACATCTTTGCTACTTTTTCAGCTTTTTTGCTTTCGGAATAATCATAGAAACCTTCACCGGATTTAACTCCTAATTTCCCTGCCATCACCATGTTCACCAACAATGGATTTGGGGCATATTTCGGATTTTTGAAGCCGTCGTACATTACATTTAAAATGGCCAGACAAACATCAAGACCAATAAAATCTGCCAACTGAAGCGGTCCCATCGGATGAGCCATTCCAAGCTTCATCACCGTATCAATTTCCTCAACACCCGCAACGCCGTTGTACAAAGTTTCGATGGATTCGTTGATCATTGGCATCAAAATTCTGTTCGCCACAAAACCCGGATAATCGTTCACTTCAACGGGAACTTTACCTAAAGTTTTGCTCATTTCGTAGATCGCATCGAAAGTTTCCTTTGAAGTAGAATATCCTTTGATGATTTCCACCAGTTTCATAATCGGAACCGGATTCATAAAGTGCATCCCGATTACTTTGTCTGCTCTTTTTGTAGCGGCAGCAATTTTAGTAATAGAAATAGATGAAGTGTTTGTAGATAAAATGCAGTTTTCAGGAGCAAATTCATCCATCTGAGCGAAGATTTTCAGTTTCAGATCCTGATTTTCCGTTGCAGCTTCCACTACAAGATCCGCATCGGTTACAGCGTTCTTCAACTCTGTAAAAGTTGAAATATTTCCTAAAGTTTCAGCTTTTTGGTCTTCTGTAAGGTTTCCTTTTGCAATAATTCTGTCAAGATTGGTGGTTATCGTTTTTAAACCTTTATCTAAAGCATCCTGAGAAATATCTACAAGATTTACTTTAAAACCGCTTTGTGCGAAAGTGTGTGCAATCCCATTTCCCATGGTTCCTGCGCCGATAACTACAATGTTTTTGATCATTTTATTTTCTGTTTTGTTAATTCTGTTTTGTTTAAAGTAGTGTTGGGTAAAGCTGATAAAGCACTTTTCGAAACCATCGAGGTTCCCATGAAATCTACTGTTCCATCGCTTCCTCCTTTTGAATTATTCTGTGCATTAATTGCAGCTTCAAGACCCGAAATAAATTTTCTTCTGTTTGATTTTGACAGGGCATCAATTCCTACAAAAAGTTTGAATTCACCTTCTCTTCCCAAACCGGTCTGCTTATAGATTTCAACGGTTTTACTTTTATTTTTACCCTGAAATTTCTGGATATAATCTCGCACAGGCTTTTCTGAAGGCGGCCCGCAGCAGATGCTGTTGTAGCTGATCTGATAGAAGTTTTCGCTCTTCTGTGCAAAGAAAATTGCAGAAGTGAAAATCCCGAATATTAATAATACTTTTTTCATTTTTGAAGTTTTTAAAATTAAGCTTAAATTTTTATTTATTAAAATAATCCCAGACAACTTTAGAAATATCTGAAATCATTTTACAGTTGACCTCACTGCTTTCTGTTGAGTTGCTGACGAATACAGCTATTGCATAATGTTTGCCATTGGGTAAAGTGACGATGGCAATCTCATTTTCAGCGCCTGTAAGACCGGCATTATTCTTTCCTGAAGCTCCCGTTTTCCTTGCTACGGGCGTGTTTTTGGGAAGCTGATCGATCAGTTTATTTTTTCCTGTGGAAGTTGAGAGCATTACTTTCATCAGATAATCTGTCGATTTTTCAGAAAGAAGTTTATCGTCGTAGAGTTTTTTTAAAGCATCCACCGCGGCGTTTGTGGTGGAATAATTTTTATACTGCACATTCCAGTCTTTGTGCATTTCTGCCTCGCCTGAAATAATCTGAAAGTTCTTTACATTTTTAGAATCGAAAAACTGCTGTACTGTTTTTGGTCCGCTCAAAAGTCCGAGCAAGATATCGCAACCGCTGTTATCGCTTTGTGCCACGGTAAGCTCAACAATTTCACTCAAAGGAACTTCTACTCCACCATTTGGATATTTATCACGCAAAGGCGACCATGTGTTTTGCATTAAATTATCCTTGGTCAGTAAAACTTTCTGATCGAGAGACAGTTTTCCTTTATCAACATAATCCAAAACCGCTGCAGCGATGTGAAATTTGAAAACACTCTGCATCGGCAGTTTTTTTTCCGCGTTTTTGCTATATTTAAAACCATTTTCAAATCCCAAAACAGAAATTCCGA
It includes:
- a CDS encoding VOC family protein yields the protein MKFKQIWANFAVENLERTEKFYKDLGLKLNYSGVEKSDKPKLVSFFFGESDFVIHFFEKTQLEFAMNGKVSDTQNGNEIIFSISAETVDEVNEWAEKVLIAGGKIHKEAKRQEDGFYYCVFADPDGHKFNVLLVEKGM
- a CDS encoding alpha/beta fold hydrolase — translated: MPYITKENDKDFNLYYEDYGSGQPIVLIHGWPLSGRSWELQIPTLTDLGYRVITYDRRGFGKSFPTGDLYDYNALTADLHELITQLELKHVILMGFSMGGGEVVRYFTNFGSENIDKVALIASIIPLVKQKNDNPDGVPLDDLNGILESLKKERVTFLETFHKNFYNYGLLSQTVTQAQLNYDWQTSSQASPLATIKTAEAWADTDFRSELANVDKKTLIVHGDDDQIVPIETSARQAATGIASNEFIVVEGAPHGLNVTHADKLNEILRRFLTSN
- a CDS encoding RNA polymerase sigma factor, which translates into the protein MNFEKEFLERIEKHKGIIFKISKMYMDDSEDRADLFQEITFQVWKAYPKFRGESEFSTWLYRIALNTAIVFLKSEKKRSFIGNEDFSNYKIVQDEYDLEKEDKLNKMYKAINQLNAIDKAFIFYYLEDFSGKQIADQMGISEGNVRVKMNRAKNKLKEILSR
- a CDS encoding S41 family peptidase, coding for MKKFSLLAVLAVIISCNSVQKYNRQRETKLPPNELKDDVDYAYEKLKELHPNLFWYVSEKDLNKKFDSLKLSITDSLSPVDFYFKIQPVVADVREGHLAVRIPGKRYSNKEIRGMKNKKGLFTRLDYYVENQKLFVKANKDSIENILPGTEILAINGVPVENYIKKYRKLMTSDGYNSTFYPYYLKDSFFNYYSAENGFMDSAKIETRYEDVIKTVHLTRESKSEADKEKDKAQKKLNTEKRTNDYVAATDSYNRTFKYLDEDSTIAYIKVKSFSRSYSDRFYKETFQKIKDKKATHLVIDVRENYGGSLSEINNLYSYLAKEPFTLVNKPEMTSRYSPLKTNYFRKTSPVGYLIKGILSPFVFTRQLFVSKKGKDGKVYYRMKQSKETKPKETAFHGKVYVLINGGSFSASSIITSKLKNDQRAILVGEETGGANDGTVAGFYSYQSLPNSKLQLPIGLLLVQPNIDFTGTKKGVRPNVEILNNLESTLNKQDPQLDWIKAEIEKEKAGN
- a CDS encoding MBL fold metallo-hydrolase, which codes for MLYLLILVLALAGFAYYVLSQEVFGAKPQGKRLEKMLLSQNYKNGQFQNLSVTPQLAEGQSMPKVMFNFLFGKKNPDLKPKNNIPFVETDLKNLNKEENVFIWFGHSSYFIQLNGVRFLVDPVFSKFGSPFKFFNKAFSGADFYTADQMPEIDYLVITHDHYDHLDYPTVKSLKNKVKQVILPLGVGSHFEKWGYAEEQLLEEDWGGNFVLKNNLQITFTPARHFSGRKFSRNNTLWSSFVLQSSDKKIFLGGDSGYASHFKMIGEKHGPFDFAILENGQYNEAWKYIHALPEDVIQASEDLNAKKIIPVHSAKFALALHAWNEPLQKVAEFAQKKNLPVLTPKIGQILNLDQENNTFEKWWK
- a CDS encoding GNAT family N-acetyltransferase, translated to MDNVTFKISEYQDELQMFKDGEKVGYMSIAVDGRLINVYYTKINPELEGQGYAKLLLDELVRFAEDKDYMIDPECDFVRQQLENHPKRYRGIWHD
- a CDS encoding hemolysin family protein; amino-acid sequence: MEILVIIALIVLNGIFSMSEMALVSSKKYKLETASKKGLSNAKTALKLAGNPNKFLSTVQIGITLIGILLGIFSGDRLISDLERQLLNLGINADYVHGVASFLIVFTVTFVSIVFGELIPKRLGLKFPERISIFIARPMYWLSAVASPFVWLLTVTNNLFLKIFGIYNDHKEAITEEEIKSLIKEGSEGGIIEDKEHDILRNAFDLGDRKVNSIITHRTKIISLDLKDDCRTVKEKIKNASFSTYPVTENGNIDHIVGIVKMKDLFDFCEDGFSLGDHMHKTIFVSENSFIYPLLQSFQDTKSHIAVVIDEYGSTKGIVTLNDILDDLVGTVSHEIDTEPEIIQRDETSWLIDGKCTIYDFKKYFDIEVDEEIESKFVSVSGLFFNEAEGIPKTGDKVKISHLLLEIVDKDGNRVDKILATKIDETSEII
- a CDS encoding MFS transporter — its product is MLTEKNRFIATVLAFAVIPMSGLATDIYLPSMPSMARDLHLPESSIQLTLSLFLISYGVTQFFAGSVVDSYGRYRITLISLALFVISFLITANTANIYVIYAMRILQGVLSGFAVVAKRAFFVDVYEGDERKHYLSIMTIVWSVGPIIAPFIGGYLQKIFGWESNFYVLAGYSFILLISEYFFSGETLKLKKVLSLSLLKKEYNMMFRAKDFFYGMLMCGLSYSMIMFFNLCGSFIIEHKMGYSEVVAGYVSLILGFAWMLGGFIGKALINKAFLPKIRIANFLQIGLIGIMIFASFFLNTIYSLVAFAFVIHVTAGFIFNNYFSYCIGRFPNSAGIAGGSTGGMAFIITSAISYGVVAVLKPEIQLDVAEGYLVMGILGLLVLSLIKFRKAHI
- a CDS encoding 3-hydroxybutyryl-CoA dehydrogenase, whose protein sequence is MKNIVVIGAGTMGNGIAHTFAQSGFKVNLVDISQDALDKGLKTITTNLDRIIAKGNLTEDQKAETLGNISTFTELKNAVTDADLVVEAATENQDLKLKIFAQMDEFAPENCILSTNTSSISITKIAAATKRADKVIGMHFMNPVPIMKLVEIIKGYSTSKETFDAIYEMSKTLGKVPVEVNDYPGFVANRILMPMINESIETLYNGVAGVEEIDTVMKLGMAHPMGPLQLADFIGLDVCLAILNVMYDGFKNPKYAPNPLLVNMVMAGKLGVKSGEGFYDYSESKKAEKVAKMFAKK